The window CTAGATGTGTTGTTGAGTTCAAGGAGCTACCATCAATGTACATTTCACAGGAGGTACCGGCACTGGCCACTGCCATGACCCATATCCCAACTGCTGTCTACTGGACCATCAGGAGTATGGTGGCTTGTGCCACCCAGATTAGCAGCCTCACTAGCATGGGTCATGAGTATGTTTTGCTTGATCATCTTATATGCAACACTTTATTATACAGGGCCATGAGTTTGTAATTTAAGGTTAAAATAGTTGGATTaatagttttctttaatttcagGTTTGCAATATCAACCTCAGAGTCGTGGGAGTTGTCCTCCTTGGCTCACAAACTCAAGAACATATATGAACATCTGAAACAGCAGCTCAGTCTTTGCTACAAATACATAGGTTTGTAGTTATGGGAGCACATGCTGTTAGATAATGCAACACCAGAAAACTTAATTGAAGATTCTCATGGATGATTTTATCATTGTTAATTGCAGATGAAAGGAAAGATGTTGAAACTTACCAGATGCTTCTGAATCTCTTTGACCCGAGCGTGATGCACATTGACAACATGAGAATTCTCAAGGCCTTGATTTATGCCAGGGATGATAAATTGCCCCTTCTCGACGGTTCTACAAAGAGACATGTATGGccctttttcaatttttatttgcCGAAGTTTTAATTGTAggatatatttcaaaattgttgttGTATTGGCATTCACAGGTTAGCCTAGACGTGCTGAGAAGGAAAAATGTGCTCTTGCTCATATCAAGCCTGGACTTCTCCAGTGATGAGCTTGCGATTCTTGAGCAGATATATAATGAGTCCAGGGTCCATGCGACAAGGCTAGAGAGTCAGTATGAGGTTGTTTGGATCCCAGTTGTGGACCATTCTGTTGTCCCATTGACTGGTGAAATTCAGACCAAATTTGAGAACCTGCGAAGTACCATGCCATGGTACTCGGTGCAGGACCCTAAATTCATAGAGAAGCCAGTCATCAGGTTCATCAAGGAGGTTTGGCACTTCAGGAACAAGCCAATCCTTGTGGTGCTAGACCCTCAAGGGAAGGTAGTTTGCCCTAATGCAATCCACATGATGTGGATTTGGGGAAGCAATGCATTCCCCTTCACTAGCTTGAGGGAAGAAGCTCTCTGGAGGGAAGAGACATGGAGGCTTGAGCTACTGGTTGATGGCATTGACCCAATAATCCTCAAttgggtatatatatatatttacatattcAAACTTCACCAATTTTTCATTAAGCAGttggaaaatatatataatatagatgTTTACTACTTCAACTGCATGCATCTAAGAttagattttgatttggaattATTCTGCTTTGATCAGATTAAAGAGGACAAATACATTTTCTTGTTTGGAGGGGACGATGTTGAGTGGGTGAGAAAATTTGCAACCGCAGCACGCAGTGTTGCGACTGCAGCTCGTATTCCTCTAGAGATGGTCTATGTGGGGAAAAGCAGCAAAAGGGAGCAAGTCAGGAAGGTGACAGCAATTATCAATGCGGAGAAGCTTAGCTACGCCTGGCAAGATCAGGCCATGGTGTGGTTCTTCTGGACCAGGTTAGAGAGTATGCTGTTTTCCAAGATTCAGTTAGGCAGGGCTGATGACCATGACCCCATGATGCAACAAATCAAGAAGCTGCTTAGCTATGACAGAGAAGGTGGATGGGCAGTGTTCAGCAGGGGGTCTAATACCATGGTGAATGGCCATTCCTCCACAGTTTTGCCTGCATTGGGAGGCTATGACGAATGGAAGGTGAAGGTGCCTGAAATAGGTTTTGAATCGGCTTTCAAGGAGTACCATGACAGGCTCCATGATGTCGCTCACCCTTGCTGCCGCTTCGAGTTCCCGACCACCACAAGGATCCCCGAAAACATGAGGTGCCCTGAGTGCCGCCGCTTCATGGAGAAATACACCACTTTCCTCTGCTGCCATGATGAGCAAGGCATTCCAGGCTCACTGTTTTAAGCTGCAGGGAGGCTTCCCTGTTTTTCCTACTACTATTGCCTACACTAAATAATGACGGCCTGTAGGATTGGGGCTCAAATCTACAATTTTCTTACAAACTTTCACTTGGCCTGTTAACGGTTGTGTTTGACATGAACTGCCAATGGCCACTATGTGGCCCAAGCTGGCAACCTATAGTAGTttacaatattttaataaaatcaatatGTTTGATTACCTCATTATACTTTGGGAactcctttttctttgcttttcatTCTGCATTTCTTTAGAAGAATGCATCTTTTCTTGGTTTGAAGATTAATAATGCCCCATCATATGAAGTGAGcattattttttgcttttaagataTAAAAATCACCTCCTCAATTtccatatttttattttgatttttttttttacatttactGCTATTAAGCATTTTAATGAGAAATCACTGCAAAttctttttgattttctttttctaaagaacaaaaaaaatacaaaatactAGATATTTCGGATTTAATAATTGTAACATTGGTTCATGCTTAGATGTAagggaaaaaattttaaaaaaaagttttaaaattctttttattcaatattcCTTCTTTATAATGgtataaaaatacaaataatttcCTCTTTGTAGTTtcccattttttgtttttgttaaataaatgCTTTTCTTATGCTAAAACCCTGCAGAAAAAACTTTGTTTTACTTTGGACGTCAATGGCTTCCTCTCCTTTCAAAAGGTTCTTAGAAAACCATCACTCACGAGGCTCGTCTCTGCTTTCCACTACTCTCAACCACCAAACCCAGCTGCTTACCAATTCGTTCTTAACAGCCAAACCATGACCAACAAGCCAGCTTTCTCAAAACTTTTAGGGTTCACTCAAAGCAGAGAACTTGACCAATTGTAAAGCTTCCATTTTTTATCCAGGTTTTTTCATTTGGGTTGTCTTTAAACCCCATTTCATCATCTGGGTCTATCTCATATGAGTCAGAAGATGAACTTTCGTTTGGTTGATAgtgtgaagaaaaagaggaagaggaagatgaagaagcaCAAATACAAGAAGCTGAGGAAACGTCTTAGGAGAAAGATTTAGGTTCATTCATTTTTGGTGAGAGTTTCTAATGTTTTTTAATAGGCAAATGTGTTAGATTGTCGTTTTAGTTGCCTGATTTTGTGTTTTGTAGAATGAAATGTCAATACTTTTagtagaaaaatttttaaaacaggGATTTTTATGTTCAAAAAATCCAATTTTGAAGTTAGAATTCATGAATTCTGGATGAAATTATGTCATTGTTGGAGTTCAATCTATCAAAGTAAATTTGTATATAGCTGGAATATAgtcaattgattttcatttttcagtTAAGTTTTTGTGTTGGTTGTGACCAATGCATCTAAACAGAttactttgttcttttttcatATCTGTATTTTGTGTTTGGAAAAGCTACTTTCTTCGTGGAAGACTAATAATGCAAACTTTGGCCCTTTTGACGGTTCTTAAAGaaagcttctttttcttcatcctcttttaattattaaaaaaaaaactttgttCAATAGTCAATACATTGTGTTGCATATCTGTAAGACATCCATAAAACAACGATATTATGTATGGTTGTGCTTTTGAGCAGCAGCAGGCTCAATGTCTGATTGATGGTGTAGGAATGATGAACTTTATCTAGTATGTGTGAAAAGTAAAAACTATTCCAATGACTGCTGCCTGCTGCCTCTGATTCTGTTTGCTCTCTTCTTGCTGTGTTGTTCCTTGGTTGCTTTGTTTTCTGTTGTGTTGCTGCTGTCTTTGTGTGGATGGATGTTCGAGATTCCTCTTCTTCGCTCGAATCTTTTCCTGCTGTTTCTGTTGATGTTCACTGTCTGGCTTCTCTCTTGTTGCTGTTTCTGTTTGTTTGGCCTTCTTGCTGCTGTTTGTCTCTTGCATCTGTTGATGCTTCTGTTCTTCTTGCTGCTTTTGGCCCCAATGGTTTTCGCTTGTTTTGCTGCTCTTgggtttttggttttgttcCTGGTGTTCTGTTTGTGGAcactttttcatcttttatatCCTCCTGTACATTGGTTCCTGTTTTCTTTCAAGGAATTTTTTGTTCCTTGTTGATTAATGAAATCCTtctatttttccaaaaaaaaaaaaaaagtggagGCATTTGTAGCAATATTATGAACTTTAGGTGCTAAATATGGTGCTTCTGGAAGGATTGGGGAATTTGTTTCTCATAcattttttacttgtttgaaAGCCATTGATGGTGTTTTGTTAGCAATCTATCCTATTGATTGTCAAGGaagatttctttttcttcttctatttgGTTCTTGTATTTAACAATAGAACTGTGGTAATTCCAACTATGAAATTTGTTATAGATTTGATTAGATTATATGAATTCTGAGTTCTTGTCACAGTGCAGAAGGTGTGAAGTGGCAACTTTTGACTTGTCATTGGATAAATTGGTAGTTCAATAAAGCTGCCAATTCTGAAAGTTGAAACCTTGCCAGAAGGAATTATTAGCCTTATA is drawn from Theobroma cacao cultivar B97-61/B2 chromosome 4, Criollo_cocoa_genome_V2, whole genome shotgun sequence and contains these coding sequences:
- the LOC18600881 gene encoding protein SIEVE ELEMENT OCCLUSION B, with the protein product MAQKTSPGALQAPMNAPLNNPAAAAQALLHNPGAAHAFLNNPGAATQALLTTAGATQPLLSNPGVGQQITSHPGAIQPHISTPGTNQPFISKPSAAQALMKSPSASHALIRSDRGSMLSMSDDNVMMKQIMTTHAPDGREVDVRPLLYLVEDILNRATQHVDFLVKGTLAQIELEEKAQQANYIAMLEALTYIIDRIACELSYKAMGGSDAHATTTAIFNLLSSYAWDAKLVLSLSAFALNYGEFWLLAQIYSTNQLAKSMAILKQLPSILEHTAPLKPRFDALNNLIRTMMDVTRCVVEFKELPSMYISQEVPALATAMTHIPTAVYWTIRSMVACATQISSLTSMGHEFAISTSESWELSSLAHKLKNIYEHLKQQLSLCYKYIDERKDVETYQMLLNLFDPSVMHIDNMRILKALIYARDDKLPLLDGSTKRHVSLDVLRRKNVLLLISSLDFSSDELAILEQIYNESRVHATRLESQYEVVWIPVVDHSVVPLTGEIQTKFENLRSTMPWYSVQDPKFIEKPVIRFIKEVWHFRNKPILVVLDPQGKVVCPNAIHMMWIWGSNAFPFTSLREEALWREETWRLELLVDGIDPIILNWIKEDKYIFLFGGDDVEWVRKFATAARSVATAARIPLEMVYVGKSSKREQVRKVTAIINAEKLSYAWQDQAMVWFFWTRLESMLFSKIQLGRADDHDPMMQQIKKLLSYDREGGWAVFSRGSNTMVNGHSSTVLPALGGYDEWKVKVPEIGFESAFKEYHDRLHDVAHPCCRFEFPTTTRIPENMRCPECRRFMEKYTTFLCCHDEQGIPGSLF